The DNA sequence TGGGAGTAGTACAGAACAGATCAGGACCGTCACCTTCGTTTTTATTTGACTCGCTTCCGGGTATGATGGGACACAAATTCTTCAATTCACTCTCTCGTCAAAATGTCTGCAGATCTTCGGAACTCATCTGTCGCTCAGAATACAACAACATGGCCGCCGCCATCCACAAGTGGTCTCCATCGTCAAGAATCGCGGAGAAAGTCTCCACTCGAAGCACAAGGTTATTGCGAGGAGACTGCTTCAAACAGATATAAATTGTCAAAGCAGCACATTCGTCCATTCCCCAAACAACAATGctgttctctctttctctccttctccttgcaGCTCTATCCGCTGCCCAGACTATCTCTGGTCCATTGGACTGTTTACCGGCAGGAAATTACCAACTCTGTCAAAACCTTTGGGGACGCAGTAAGCCTGTTCGCGGCTTTCGCTTTACTTGGGCTAATAACCGGAGAAGCTTCTGGCGTTGGTAGTCAATCCTCTACTCTTGTCTCCAAGGCAAGCAACAGCGTCGGTTGGTCGACCACTTGGAATTGGTCCAATGGACCCAATGCTGTGAAAAGCTGTGAGTTGAAGGTGATGCTCCCCGACAAGTATTCACTAAGGTAACATCAGATGCGAATGTCGAGTCCACCGTTGCGAAGGGAGTTCAGGTTTGTTACTCTTAATTCCACTTTCCAGTGGTGTTGACACCACGCATTCAGCTCCAAAATGTTGTCTCCGCTCCCACTACCTGGACATGGTCATATTCCACCAGGTCAGACGGCATCAGAGCCGATGTGGCCTACGACATCTGGACTGGAGTTCCGCAAGTGGGAACACCAGCGTCAAAAAACTCCTCGTATGAAATGTGCGTCCTTGGTTTCGACTTCCATAGGGGAATACCTGACAACTAGGTTCTCTTAGTATGATCTGGCTTTCTGGTCTCGGAGGGTGAGGTTCTCAATCGGTCAGCAAAAAAAGTGATCACCAACCTCTCGATAGAATCCAACCGGT is a window from the Marasmius oreades isolate 03SP1 chromosome 6, whole genome shotgun sequence genome containing:
- a CDS encoding uncharacterized protein (CAZy:GH12), producing MLFSLSLLLLAALSAAQTISGPLDCLPAGNYQLCQNLWGRTSGVGSQSSTLVSKASNSVGWSTTWNWSNGPNAVKSYANVESTVAKGVQLQNVVSAPTTWTWSYSTRSDGIRADVAYDIWTGVPQVGTPASKNSSYEIMIWLSGLGGIQPVGSAVTRGISLAGHTWDLWRGPNQNWQVLSFVIQDGEATNFNVDLNEFFKYIIANQGVAPTQYIQSIQAGTEPFTGSAVLVTSNYSVAINHK